AGCAGAACATCAGCGGCCTGCAGGCGTTCTGGGGCATTTTGCGCAACGGCTTCATCCAGGCTTTCAATGCCCGCTATGAGGGAACGGAGTGAACCAGGAGGCGCTCGCCCTGGCCGCTGCACAAGCGGCTTCAGCCCTGATCATCGGGTATCCATCCCGGCTAAAGCCAATACTGTTCGCTTAAGCGGCATGTGGCCCGGTGGGAGCGGCTTTAGCCGCGAAAGCGCGAGGAAATTCACTGCATCTGGTGTGAACAGGCGGTCGCTTCGCAGCTGAAGCCGCTGCTACCCGGCCTAACTGACCAGTATTGTGGCTAAGGTCGGAACGGTTCCAGCCGCGACTCACCGCCACGAATCAACGCGCCCTTGCGCTATAGTCACGCCTTTAATCCGAGGACCGACAATGAAGTTCGAAGGCACTTCCACCTACGTCGCCACCGACGACCTCAAGCTGGCCGTCAACGCCGCCATCACTCTGCAGCGCCCCCTGCTGGTCAAGGGCGAGCCCGGCACCGGCAAGACCCTGCTGGCCGAACAGCTGGCCGAAGCCTTCGGCGCCCGGCTGATCACCTGGCACATCAAGTCCACCACCAAGGCCCACCAGGGGCTGTACGAGTACGATGCGGTCAGCCGCCTGCGCGACTCGCAACTGGGCGTGGACAAGGTCCACGACGTGCGCAACTACCTGAAGAAGGGCAAGCTCTGGGAGGCGTTCGAAGCCGATGAGCGGGTCATCCTGCTGATCGACGAGATCGACAAGGCCGACATCGAGTTCCCCAACGACCTGTTGCAGGAACTCGACCGCATGGAGTTCTACGTCTACGAGACCGACGAAACCATCAAGGCCCGCCACCGGCCGATCATCATCATTACCTCCAACAACGAGAAGGAGCTGCCCGACGCCTTCCTGCGCCGCTGCTTCTTCCACTACATCGCCTTCCCCGACCGCCAGACCCTGCAGAAGATCGTCGACGTGCACTTCCCCAACATTCGCCAGAGCCTGGTCAGCGAAGCGCTGGACGTGTTCTTCGACGTGCGCAAGGTGCCGGGCCTGAAGAAAAAGCCCTCCACCTCGGAGCTGGTCGATTGGCTCAAGCTGCTGATGGCCGATGAAGTCGGCGAGCAGGTGCTGCGCGAACGTGACCCGACCAAGGCCATTCCACCGCTGGCCGGTGCCCTGGTGAAGAACGAGCAGGACGTGCAGTTGCTCGAACGCCTGGCCTTCATGAGCCGCCGCGGCAACCGCTGAGCGCACCCCGGACAAAGGCCCATCGTCATGCTGATCAACCTGTTCAACGAAATGCGCGCCGCCAGGGTGCCGGTCTCGCTGCGCGAACTGCTCGACCTCATCGAGGCCTTGCAGCAGCGTGTGGTGTTCGCCGACATCGATGAATTCTATTTCCTGGCCAGGGCGATCCTGGTCAAGGACGAGCGCCATTTCGACAAGTTCGACCGCGCCTTCGGCGCCTACTTCAACGGCCTGCAGGACCTGGACGAGGCCCTGCAGGCACTGATTCCCGAAGACTGGCTGCGCAAGGAGTTCGAGCGTTCGTTGACGCCCGAGGAGCGTGCGCAGATCCAGTCCCTCGGCGGGCTCGACAAGCTGCTGGAAGCCTTCAAGCAGCGCCTGGCCGAGCAGAAGGAACGCCACGCCGGTGGCAACAAGTGGATCGGCACCGGCGGCACCAGCCCGTTCGGTTCCGGCGGCTACCATCCCGAGGGCATCCGCGTCGGCGATGCCGGGCAGCGCCAGGGCAAGGCGGTGAAGGTCTGGGAACAGCGCGAGTACCGCAACCTCGACGACCAGGTCGAACTGGGCACCCGCAACCTCAAGGTGGCCCTGCGCCGCCTGCGCAAATTCGCCCGCGAAGGCGCTGCCGAAGAGCTCGATCTGGACGGCACCATCGAGCACACCGCCCGCGACGCCGGTCTGTTGAACATCCAGATGCGCCCGGAGCGCCGCAACGCCGTGAAGCTGCTGTTGCTGTTCGACATCGGCGGTTCGATGGACGCCCACGTGAAGGTCTGCGAAGAACTGTTCTCGGCCTGCAAGACCGAGTTCAAGCATCTGGAGTACTACTACTTTCACAATTGCGTGTACGAGACCCTGTGGAAGGACAACCTGCGCCGCAACGCCGAGCGCATCGCTACCCAGGACGTACTGCACACCTACGGCGCCGACTACAAGGTGATCTTCGTCGGTGACGCAGCCATGGCACCCTACGAGATCAGCCAGCCCGGCGGCAGCGTCGAACACTGGAACGAAGAGCCCGGCTACCTGTGGATGCAGCGCTTCATGGCCAAGTTCCGCAAGCTCATCTGGATCAACCCCTACCCCCGGCATGCCTGGGAATACACCACTTCGACGCACATCATCCGCGACCTGGTGGAACAGCGCATGTACCCGCTGACCCTTGAAGGCCTCGACGAGGGCATTCGCTACCTGGCCAAGTGAAACCGCCCGACACCGCGCCCGCATGACGCAGCCACCGCCCGACGGGCGGCCCCGGCTGCCCCAGCCACCCGTCTAACCTGAGGGGGCTGGCAAGCACAAGGCCTGGAACGGATCGCCCGCAGTCCCGCCACTCCTCCCCCTCGCGTCATCTGCGCTTCGCACACACCGAGCAGTCCCCAAGAACCGAGCGGTCCGCCGCTCCGGACAGGTGCGCACGCGCATATGATCAAAACCCTGGGCATCATGCAGCCTTACTTCTTTCCGTATCTGGGCTACTACCAACTCATCGCTTCAGTCGAACAGGGTCTGCTGTTCGACATCGTCGACTACCACCGCAAGAGCTGGATGAACCGCAACCGCATTCAGGATGGCCACGGCGGCTGGCAGTACATCACCGTACCGGTGAGCCGCGCCGAAGGTCACCGTATCGAGCAGACCCGGGTCATCGACGCCGATGCCGCACGACGCCGGATTCGTGGCCAGCTGGAGCACTACCGGCACAAGGCGCCGTTCTTCAAGCAGGTTCTGGAGATGGTCGAACGCACCTTTGCCCTGTGCCAGGGCGACCGCCTCACCGAGCTGAATGCACGCAGCCTGCAGACCGTGTGCGACTACCTGGGCATGGACTTCACCTGGAAACGCTGCTCACAACTGCGCCTGCCGCTACCGCCGATCGAGCACGCCGGGCAATGGGCGCTGGAAATCAGCGACCTGCTGCACGCGCAGCGCTACATCAACGCGCCGGGCGGTCGAGCGATCTTCAGGCAGGAGGAATGGCGGGATCGGCAGATCGAGCTGCGCTTTCTGGAGTTGAGCCCGATGACCTATGACACCGGGCCCTACCCCTTCATCGAGAACCTGTCGATTCTCGACGTGCTGATGTGGAACGCGCCGCAGCAGGTAGCGGCCTTCATTGACGGGCAGACCCGCGTGGTCTGCTGAGGGAGCAGTGCCTCAGCGCCACTCTGCGCGCATCGCCGGCCGCCGACGGCCACCGTTGACCACCCAGCCGAGCAGCAGCAACAGGCCTTCGACCAGGAAGGTGACGACAAAGGCGCTGGCGATGCCCCAGACGATCACTGCGGGGGCCAGCAGCACCTGCCAGGTGTAGCCGTCGAGGGTTTCGCGGCGGATATCGGGGTCGGCAGCGGTGACCACGTGCCAGCCCTTGGCCGCCCAGGAGCCCTGCAGGCCCAGCCACTGACGCTCCAGCACCTGGGTACGGGCCAGCAGGTTCTCGATGTTGGTCGCGTCATTGCGGAACACCGGGTCGTCACTGTTGCGGTAATGCTGGATCAAGGCCTGGATGTCGCCGTTGAAGAACTGCTGCGCCGTGGCCTTGAAGCCCTTGATGGCCTGCTGGGCCTCGATCAGGTGGGCCTCGACCCGCTTGCTGTAGTCACTGATCAGGCCCGGCGCCTGGACGCCGAACAACAGGGCAGCGGTGAACAGTACCAGTCGCAGATAACTTCGCAGCATTGAGGTCCCTCATTGTCGTTTTGTTCTATGGGTGGGTTCGCTCAGACTCGGCCGTCCCCTCGGCCACGCACTCGCCCTTGCGCCAAAGCCCCCACTGTCCGGGCTGGTAACCTGTCCAGGTTTCGTTTTCGGTAAGGGCTTCGGTGGTGATCACCGTGACCACGTCGTGCGCCGTGGTCTCGGCCTGGAAGTCGACGATGACGTCGACATCCTTCAACCGCGCCGGGCCGAATGGCGCCCGGCGGGTAATGTGCACCAGCTTGGTGGAACAGAAGCAAAATAGCCAGTCGCCATCACTGAGCAGGCAGTTGAACACACCCTTGCCGCGATACTCGCTGCTGGCCTGAACCAGGATAGGCAGCAGTTGCTCGACCTCCACCGGCTCCGGGAACGTCTCCCGCACGCGATTGAGCAGGTCGCAGAAGGCGGCTTCGCTGTCGGTATCTCCGACCGGACGGTAGAAACTGCGCCGGGGCGCGAACTCCGCCAACTGGCCGTTGTGGGCGAAGCACCAGTTGCGCCCCCACAGCTCACGGACGAAAGGATGGGTATTGGCCAGGCACACCTTGCCGACGTTGGCCTGGCGGATATGGCCGATGACCACCTCGCTCTTGATCGGGTAGCGCTGCACCAGCTGCGCGACTTCAGACTCGCTGCTCGCTGCGGGGTCCTGGAACAGGCGCAGGCCGCGCCCTTCG
The Pseudomonas sp. DTU_2021_1001937_2_SI_NGA_ILE_001 DNA segment above includes these coding regions:
- a CDS encoding DUF2937 family protein, giving the protein MLRSYLRLVLFTAALLFGVQAPGLISDYSKRVEAHLIEAQQAIKGFKATAQQFFNGDIQALIQHYRNSDDPVFRNDATNIENLLARTQVLERQWLGLQGSWAAKGWHVVTAADPDIRRETLDGYTWQVLLAPAVIVWGIASAFVVTFLVEGLLLLLGWVVNGGRRRPAMRAEWR
- a CDS encoding class II glutamine amidotransferase gives rise to the protein MCELLGMSANVPTDIVFSFTGLIQRGGRTGPHRDGWGIGFYEGRGLRLFQDPAASSESEVAQLVQRYPIKSEVVIGHIRQANVGKVCLANTHPFVRELWGRNWCFAHNGQLAEFAPRRSFYRPVGDTDSEAAFCDLLNRVRETFPEPVEVEQLLPILVQASSEYRGKGVFNCLLSDGDWLFCFCSTKLVHITRRAPFGPARLKDVDVIVDFQAETTAHDVVTVITTEALTENETWTGYQPGQWGLWRKGECVAEGTAESERTHP
- a CDS encoding AAA family ATPase; protein product: MKFEGTSTYVATDDLKLAVNAAITLQRPLLVKGEPGTGKTLLAEQLAEAFGARLITWHIKSTTKAHQGLYEYDAVSRLRDSQLGVDKVHDVRNYLKKGKLWEAFEADERVILLIDEIDKADIEFPNDLLQELDRMEFYVYETDETIKARHRPIIIITSNNEKELPDAFLRRCFFHYIAFPDRQTLQKIVDVHFPNIRQSLVSEALDVFFDVRKVPGLKKKPSTSELVDWLKLLMADEVGEQVLRERDPTKAIPPLAGALVKNEQDVQLLERLAFMSRRGNR
- a CDS encoding VWA domain-containing protein; the encoded protein is MLINLFNEMRAARVPVSLRELLDLIEALQQRVVFADIDEFYFLARAILVKDERHFDKFDRAFGAYFNGLQDLDEALQALIPEDWLRKEFERSLTPEERAQIQSLGGLDKLLEAFKQRLAEQKERHAGGNKWIGTGGTSPFGSGGYHPEGIRVGDAGQRQGKAVKVWEQREYRNLDDQVELGTRNLKVALRRLRKFAREGAAEELDLDGTIEHTARDAGLLNIQMRPERRNAVKLLLLFDIGGSMDAHVKVCEELFSACKTEFKHLEYYYFHNCVYETLWKDNLRRNAERIATQDVLHTYGADYKVIFVGDAAMAPYEISQPGGSVEHWNEEPGYLWMQRFMAKFRKLIWINPYPRHAWEYTTSTHIIRDLVEQRMYPLTLEGLDEGIRYLAK
- a CDS encoding WbqC family protein; this encodes MIKTLGIMQPYFFPYLGYYQLIASVEQGLLFDIVDYHRKSWMNRNRIQDGHGGWQYITVPVSRAEGHRIEQTRVIDADAARRRIRGQLEHYRHKAPFFKQVLEMVERTFALCQGDRLTELNARSLQTVCDYLGMDFTWKRCSQLRLPLPPIEHAGQWALEISDLLHAQRYINAPGGRAIFRQEEWRDRQIELRFLELSPMTYDTGPYPFIENLSILDVLMWNAPQQVAAFIDGQTRVVC